A window of Miscanthus floridulus cultivar M001 unplaced genomic scaffold, ASM1932011v1 fs_386_1_2, whole genome shotgun sequence contains these coding sequences:
- the LOC136531610 gene encoding uncharacterized protein encodes MKLRTRRAQKKYTIYMVEQLEQPLEPPQIPDIKSSDESEGNISPDEKSDSNKNDEQRLARLKKNKLKAGRRNRAKQRKQIWNKYKAELTEYNRKKAEREAAKSTKRERIKELTKELHTLTNNGKTKEDQKKEVGRSEKQPGEEVPQEPQGEQPPKKSSFQRLGLVESADVNGRQEHYSKQQERGKPELSQHYQEISKRFDKEDDYGESKLKEDRDNLENRRPNYRQQDKRPRQDNMVATIDNKRRYNDNSNGGNYNGNYNNNNNSNNSGYNNNSNYQSNNY; translated from the exons ATGAAGCTCCGTACAAGAAGAGCTCAGAAGAAGTACACTATATACATGgtggagcagttagaacaacctttggaaccaccacagataccagatataaaatcttcagacgaatcagaaggAAACATCTCGCcggatgagaaaagcgacagcaacaaaaatgatgagcaaaggctagcaagactaaagaagaataaATTGAAGGCTGGAAGAAGGAacagggctaaacaaaggaagcaaatctGGAATAAGTACAAGGCAGAACTAACGGAATACAATAGAAAGAAGGCAGAAAGAGAAGCCGcaaaaagtacaaaaagggaaagaattaaagaattaacaaaggagttgcaCACCCTCACGAATAATGGAAAAACAAAGGAAGATCAGAAGAAAGAAGTTGGGAgatcagaaaaacaacccggcgaagaagttccacaggagccacaaggAGAGCAACCACCCAAAAAATCAAGTTTTCAAAGGCTAGGACTAGTAGAGAGTGCTGATGTTAATGGAAGGCAGGAACattactcaaagcaacaagaaagaggcaaaccagaattgagccaacactaccaagaaatatcaaaaagatttgacaaagaagatgactacggagagtctaagttaaaagaagacag ggacaacctagaaaataGAAGACCTAattacagacagcaagacaaaaggccgaggcaggacaacatggtggcaaccatagacaacaaaagaagatacaatgaCAACAGCAATGGTGGCAattacaatggcaactacaacaataacaacaacagtaACAACAGCGGGTACAACAATAATAGCAACTATCAGAGCAACAACTACTGA